The DNA window TAAGTCACAAAAAACAAGCTTTCACTGAACTGCTGCTCTTGTAGTCCACAACCATTGTTCATCTCACTACTATCATTTTGATATGTTATGGTCGTCTTCTTCGTGTTAAAGTTCTCTTCATTAACTTTCATAGATTTATTTTACCTTTTTTGTTTCTCCTTCTTCAACAAAATTCATTCTaatcttgttacaaaatagttttgatgcgtgtttgaggtgtgaaacatgtaaattgatgtgtattttgttgtGTTCTATTTGTTAAGCTTTGAAATCTCTTTTCAACATTCTTATGTCAAGTGCTAACTTTTATATTAGATAGTTaacttatttcatgatgcaatGGAAATCATGCCACTGTTTCGTATGGATTAAGAGcaattttaatttgtttgaaaaaatagagcatgaaataaatgacatgaaatgtattattttttaaaatgatagcataaaatacaccaaaaaacacAATAACAGAGAATATACTGataaatataatgtttttaaaataaacatcGTAAACTGATcattcaaaccaaaccaaaccgaaccgaaccaaaatggttagtttggttcggttccattttttaaaaatgttaaaaaccaaaccaaaccaaactgataCAAATATCATCGGTTCAGAcattttttttgaccaaaaacctatCCAAACCGATCCGATTACACCCTTGAATTATTAGTGTAACTGAACTTTAAAtaactcttttaaaatgttttaaatattCTATAAATTTGACAACACTCTAACTGGTATAATTCTTTCcacattataataatttaaattaaaaaaaaaaaaaacacttacaGAAAATATCAGACACAATTACAATTAATcgcaaaaatacaaataaaaatcaaagtgTTACAGAAACAGTTCGAATTCTTTAAACACATGATTAAGGGTTCAATGTTTTTCTCATTCACTTGAAAATTCATTATTTAGGAGAGAAACCCCCTCAAATATACTTTAGAGTTTAGATCTTAAATTAGTTTTTCCTATATATTCCTTTCAATAAACAAATTAATATGGTCAAAATTCACTTAGTATGGTCAATATTCATTTTTGAAGAATATAAGATATTTTTAGACTTTGGACTATTCACAACCAATCCAATTTCAATGGAATGCAACTCAAAGATTCCGCAACGACATATACAATTTCAATTAAAAGGAATGCAATGCTAAATATATGTATTTGAGCAAGAATATCATTGTCACTCCACTTCCTAAAGATTTTTGTTAACCTTAAAGATAGTTTACATTGATTTTTCAGTCTCCAATCCAAAGTGTTTATTTATAATATGCTATGTGTAGTTGACGCATAAACATAACATATTTTGTGTCTTTTTCAATGTTAGGCTTGATTGACACAATTATATTTGTAGTCATTAAGTGAATAGACTAGCAATAAGGATTTTCCCATATCTAGGCCACATGCATTACGTTTTTATTTAACTCTTAGAGAAGCTATGGCATATTTCTTATTCATAAAAATAGTGAATGACTATATGCTGATTACGTGAGAGAATATTGGCTAAATATTCTCCAACCAGGCTaaatagaaaagaaattaaaCCTAGTAAATATGAAAGAAATATTAAGTAATTATAAAATGTTTTCTTTGTTAAATACCAACTTTAGATACAGAAGAACACTCGAAAATAAGATGATatagatttttaaaatattaatcaatTGACATGAGTTTGAATTTAAAtgactattaaattttttttgtgagATTTTTGTCATTCATAATAGTTCTTCATGGTTCGAGAAATTAATATCTACTGCTGTGCGTAGATAATAGTGAATTTATATGAAATATAATACGTGAAATGTGATGAATTGTCATGTTTAATGACTATGTGGTTCAGGGCCGGTCCAATTAATTTGGAGGtctgttctaattttaaaaattggcacaattttaaaaaaaaattataatgataAAAATGGCACATAAAAAATTggcacaatttaaaaaaaaaaaattataatgataaaaatggcacataaaaaatataattatatattaataaaaaaagttttaattataATTCTTTTGACTTTGATCAATCTCATTTTCGTAATGTATTGAgtttttatcatattatttttttatttattaaattttttatatttattaatattagagtaaaaaaattaaattttttaagatttttggacGCTCTAAAATTTAGGGTTTGTACTATAGAGTCTGATGCTCTTGTATAGGTTCGGACCTGATGGATGTGGTTTATCAAAATTGCGCCACATTAAAACAATTTGAAGAGCagtttaatattttgaaaatttagatTTCCAAATTTATCAAAAAGTTTATTCAAGAATATCTCTTTGTAAGCATTTATGCAGAAATGCATAAGGTAAAACTAGTGGTTGCTGCTAAGCCACCCTCCACACTTAGAGCATATACATATATAGAATATATGCTAAAAGTAGAGTAAGTTGCACTTGCACATAACCACAAGACCTTCATGTATATCTAGTTAATCATCACAAGGGTTTCTATCTTTACAAAAAGCTACATTACTTTGATCAAATAAATTCCCCTTCTCAAACTCTTTTTTCATGGTTATATGTACCAAAATTGCTTCAATTGGGAGTGTAGGCATATGCAAGTTTGATGAAAAGCTAATAACCTAATACCAACTCAACTTATAATGCTCTCTTTTCTTGTGTCCCAAAAAAGTTATGTCGTTGACGTTGTTAAGAATTAGGACAAATAACAAATCAATCTATAAAAGATATTGGTCCCTTTAGGACCATCCACTCCTAAATTCAATATTAGAAAGATGGTGACAGGAGTCACAAAGTGGAATAGAAATATCGACATAAATAATAATAGGATAATCTTACCCCACATTGTCATGTTGTGCTTTTTTTTTAGTGACATGGACTTCCTTAGtccaaataattccactttcAGTCACATGATTTCAATCACAAAATCTTAATTTAACTTGTGTTTGTTTTCACATTAGTGTTTCTTAATCATGGCAAAATAAAAATTACGACAAGACACTTTATAATTGATAAAAAGTGTGGTGGAAAATATCTTATAGTGTATTTGATTATGCGgtaaaaagaatttatttaaattaattaattatgtaaaattgattttagttAAAAATAAATCGAAGATAAAATAATGTTGAATTTAACTCAATTTTATAATATCTATTGAATAGTGTGTTGAGGATTATGTATTGAATTGTATTGTATTCCAACTTAATCAGACAACATATGTCGGAATTGTGTGAGAGTAGATAAACAATTTTCTCTACATAGGTCCACCACCTTAAAGAGCCTTAAAGGTACAACTACTAATTTTTCTCGTGATAGAAAATTCAAGATATATTATAATTCCTGCCTTGGACCCCAACCTCATCTTGAAACCCACTTGTCAAATCCAGCCTAACACGTCTCAGTATGTAATTTAGAATTTTAGATGTTATAGTTTGAAAATGTTTAAACATTCATGtaaatttaattagttattattatgtaatataaaaaatacattcATATAAAGTTACGGTTTCTATTTTTGTATTAATATGTcttaaattttttaatgaaaataaaataagaaaacatattTTTAGAATTGGCAAAAACCGACAGCGGGCGACAGAGTCGCGGTCTGGCGAGTCGGCATGAAGTTTGACAGTGGAGGTGGATAACGTCTAAGCCTCACGTGGCAGCCTGACAAGTCAACAATTGTTGGTGGCAATCAGTAATGGATTTATTGagagagaaaataatagaaattttcaattagagagaaagagagaaaacatGGTAATTCTATAAgagaaacaaatataaaaatttctTATAATGCATTTGGAATGTGACATATCTTTAGAGGTATCATAAAAGATTGAGAACACACCAttcaataaatattataaaattgagAATTGAagagtttaaaaaatatttgaatggaAAATAATGTCACACCATTcaataatgtcacatttcatATATCCGAGAATTGAagagtttaaaaaatatttgaatggaAAATATGTTTTGTTCTTAGGAACTTGAGAGACTATTTTCTTTCCActcatttaatattttgaaacaatTTTTAGAAGTATAATTAATAAGAGACTTGTTCTCTCTCTTTTAGAGTAGATCGATTTGATCAAACTGGGTAATCAAATTTTTTATGTAGTCATCTTTTATATTCTTCTTACTTGTTATGACTTTCTTACACTATTTGTTAGATTAATTTTTTGTTAAGGTCATTTAGTTTGTTTGTTATTGTCTCACTCAAAATAGTACTCAAcgaaattaatattattgttagaTTTTAAACGAGAAGGTCTTAGTATGGTTGAATCTTTAAATTTCACAAAGTGGCGCCCACCATAGGCAAATTGTTTAAGTTTACAAGTGAAGAGGTTTTCTAGAGACATAAATTCTAGGTTGTAAAAGTGAAGATGCAAGCAATCATAACTCATCAATAGTGTGTTCAATCATTGAAGTGTGAAATATATATACCTGCACGCCTAACACAAGTAGAGAAGAGTAAGATGGTGGATAAGGCCAAAAATGTCGTTATCTTGAGTGTCAGAAATAAAATTCTAAGGGAAATTTCTTGGGATAAGAATGTGGTTTCGATGTAGACAAAACTTGAATAATTGTATATGACCAAGTTTGTGACTCACAGGGGTGGGTGAGGTAGCTCAGTTGGCACTTGCTAGCTGAGTTAAGGAAGTTGTCGGTCAAGGGTTCAAATCGTGACAACAGCATTTATTTGTAAACAAGTTGTTGATACttataaatcaacaactttttataaaaaaaaaaagtttgtgacTCACAAGTTCTGTCCAAAACAGCAACTCTATTCATTATCAATAGTAGAGAACAAAACCATAATAAAGCAATTAACATGATTTCATAAGATAATTGATGATCTGGATGATATTGAGATGAAAATTCATTATGAGAACTATATTTAAGGATTTCATTATTTATGGTAAAGAATGTACTCTTACTTTGGATGGAGTCCAAACGACTATGAGATTCAAGAAATTTTAAAGGGTGAAAGATTTGAATATATACGATATTTATGAAAGCTCGAGGTTCTCCAAAGGATGGCGTGATGTAGAGGGATGTCCAAATTCAAAGAGGTTTGAAAAGTCAGTGGTAAAGTGCTTTACTTGATAGAAAACCAATAACTTCATGATGGAATGTTAATTGAGGAAGACAAATGATGATTCTGTTCATATTTCAATTACCTCAAATAAGGATAGTTATAAGAGTGTTGGTATACTAGTGGTGTTAAGTTTAGAGACTGAAGAGGGTTAAGTCATGAGCTCAAGTTGCTCTTATCATATATGTCCAAGAAAAGATTACTTTGATAATCTAGGATACTAAAAATGATTTGAACATGGGGTATTGAAGATTTCACAAGGTGGGTGACTAGAGTGTCTAAAATATATGAGTTATATATTTATATGGTTCTAATGTTAttaatcattcatcattaactaatGAAGACTTTCATGACAAGAACAAGCTATGAGATTTGAGGTCAAGGCACAATCGATTCCTAAATGATGTTTTAGAACACTTTAATGAGTTTGCAAAAGATAACAGATAAAATTGCATTTGACCTCTTTTGGTGTGGTGCTAGGATATGAGTTGGTTGAAAGTTTTTGGGGATAAGGGTGGTGCCAAAGTTGTTTTCTTGATTGGGAGATCTCCATTCACAAAAATAGACTTCAAAAGACTTTAATTGTATCATCTCAAGGATACAATTATCTCGACCATTGTTGTTATGCTTTGAATGGGGATAACGTTGCTAAAGTCATAATGAACCTTCAGGAAGATATTCAAAAGTAAATGGAGTAAAAAATGGTCGAAAAACCATACTTTTGGGCTTGTTAGACTACATAAGCAGGAAAAATTGGTTGGATGTAAAAGGATGTAAGTGGAAAAATCTTGGCTCAAGTGTGGCTTGAACTTGATCAAGGTTGTTGAATTATGATTCAACTTGGatagaaaaaaaatgtatttgaggGTAAATTGAAATCATCATTGGTTTAAAGTCAAAGTGAATATTTGTATAACTATGTCTTAAAACCTAAAGTGATATAGagcaaaaaaaacattttttgagaCTGAGGAAAATAGATAGATGCAGTCAGCGGCAGTGTCGATGCTAATGGCACGGGGTGGTGATCTCACGAGTTAGTAGGTTGGTGATGCTAGAGCCATGAGGCGGCAATTTGGCGGTGGTCGATCAGCGAAGTTGGTGGTCGATCAGCGAAGTCGATGGTCGGAGTATATTTGACGAAGACGACAGATTTGCGGGAGACAACGGCAGCACCGGAGCCTACAATGATAGTATGAGAGAGTTTCTGGTCTTGAATCGGGTCGATTTTGTTCGCATATTAGTTTGGCATCGGGTCTCGAAAATGATTTACTATACCATCaaaatatccaaagattaacttcaaaatgaactttcatataacgttaattttgatgtaattcaataacattgtaaatcattatagattaatctcaaactttatagatatgatttatatgatagtatgtttcaatccaacggttgattttaaaaaagatttatttGAATTATGAGCGAGTGTAACTTGTGGTATAACTCTTCGAGTGTAATTTGACcgcttcttttatatatatatatatatatatatatatatatatatatatatatatatatatatatatatatatatatatatatatatatatatatatatatatatatatatatatatatatatatatatatatatatatatatatactggaCAGTATTCGTGAAATGTGACATATCTTTGGAGGTATTTACGAACATTATGAAACACTTATAAATATATTGGTTGTTATCTTCTTCAAAGTATATGGTTTTGATAAAACTTGTCAAACAAATTCTTTCTCCATTCCTCTTTTATCTTCACCTTGCTTTATAGATTtacttatattaattatataagtaGGGGTGACAAACGAATTTGATATGCCCGTTTTGCTCGCATATTTTTATAGAAcggatcaaaattttaaatttactcTCTCTAATATATCCACTCTTCTCCACCCCATTTTTTTACCAATTTTTCTGATGCagacattaatataaatttttatcatttttagatTTTGAAATGTTCAGAGCACACTGCCTCATTCTCATTTTTGGGGGCATGAACCGAGTTTTTAAGCCCACACTCtaaaatttattgaaaaaatataaataactaaGTTTGTTTATTAAATTGGTCGAACGATGTAATATGATGTCTGTTGGCTTTGGTAGTTTGTTATttaataaatttcatgcaactttcACTGAACAATTGTCCTGATTCAGTAACTACACTACATCGTGCACCGCTTGTTGCAAATAGAAAAGCCATCTTAATGTAGGTTGATCTCACCAACGCAGTAATCCATTGTTGCCCGTTGTCGTAAACCTTAGTACATTTCTCTTTGGCAAGATTATCAATCCACCTACCTGCATCCGGATTCGACAACACGATTTCACGACGATAATGTTGGAATGTTGGTTGAGTTAATACATATCCCACGTTGACAAAAGTCTTCCGACAAAACTTATCATTTATCTAACGCATGAAATTTTGTGCAATATGTCGAATACAATAGACATGGATTGAAGGTGGGACGTTCCAACCGTTAGTTGGATTTTTGTATGCACTCTCAATGGAAGCATGTCTATCGGAAATCAAACAGAGATCAGGTTGGCAGCAATGTATGTTAGAATATTccacagaaagaaactccaaccccAGCAGTTTCACCTTCCACAAGAGCGAATGCAATTGGAAAAATATAACTATTCCTTCTTGTGCAACAACCATCAATAGAGCTCCTTTGTATTTACCGTACAACCAAGTTCCATCTATTTGAAGAGCTGGTTTGCAATATGCAAACCCTCTTATACAAGGTTGAAAAGCCCAGAATAGTCGATGGAATATCTCATTTCCTTGGACACACGTTCTGTCGAGAGCATGTATCAGCAGTGTTTCTAAAATAGAAAATGTGTCAGGAGCATAAGTCTAAAGCGCAATTAAGAAACCTATCACCCAAACACAACAGGAACTTCAAAGGGTTAGGGGTCAACGTGTTCGGAAAGCGCCTAGGTGTGAAACCAAAGACCGTTACGGTGATGatcattaaaatatttgtaatatttttcttaacatttataattttgttttatcatttatgagttatatatatatatatatatatatatatatatatatatatatatatatatatatatatatataatatatatatatatatacatgtatatatatatatatatatatatatatatatatatatatatatatatatatatatatatatatatattgaaattttttaattaattattaaatatttattattatttaaagaaaataaaaaaaaaaatcttatataCACATTAGTGCCCCCCCACACGCAGTCCTAATTAGACCTGCACTAAGGCGCttataaattttgaataaaagCGTCAGGGGGTGACTCTCTTATATGTAAGGACTAGCCAagtaaattttctgaaaaacatgtttcttttatatatatatctttaaaaaccttattatttatatttttttaaaaatttattcgcCCTACCTCACAAATATATCCGGATTTTTGCAAGACGAGTTGGAACTGACATTCCCCGTCACGTAAATAATATATTGATTTGAGTGACAGAACTGTACTTGCTAGGCATATTTAGCCTGAACTTCGTTACTAAGCCTCCCATTTTATCATTTCTTTTATCTATTTGAAAATTCTATGTAAACATTAATCAAAATCTCATGTATTGCCTTTGAAGCAAGAGGTCAGAGCTTGAATCTATTCAATATCCATATCTGATTGTCTTAAAATTTGAATTGAACCTAATTCAGATGAAAATTATGTACTAGATAGCATAAGAGATCTTGTAAAAAACTTATAAAATCATTgattttgaattgaaattaaCTCCACCCTATTCAAGGAGAGGATAGAAACTTCAAAATAACCAAGACTAGATATTGAACAGAAAACAGGAAATGAACAGAAAAACATATTAACCATCTCTTGCTGTTTCCATGTTTACTTGCTGGAAGCTTGAAAAAAGAGAAGACAAGTAAATTACACATACTCCTCATATTTTACATGCAGTATGAATAATACACTTTTACACCAAAAATAAAAGAGACTCATAATTCACATTATACTGCACATAATAAAACATAGACCAGAAGAAAAAAACAATCTCAAACTAAGGATAAGAGGCCAAACCGGATTATGGCTTGGTCTACAAATCGCAACACCAGTGGAACCAACATAGGTGCAACCCTTGGTAGTGTAGGGTAAGTTAAAGTACCAAGAATGAACCAATTGAAGCTTAAAAGAGCAACAGCATCAGAAGCAGGTTTATTTCTAATACTGAAGAAAAACTGCAccacactcttcaaggacatgcCTACTACAGCAAAGAGAGCTACAACAAGAGGCATGCAAGGATCATCAGCTTCCCAAACAGTCACTCCTACAATAAGTGATAAGATCGCACTGAAAATCGATCGTGAAATAGCAACTGCTCGACGATGATCAAGTACTTCACTCACTTCTACTACTGCATCCTTTGAGACCGGTTCTGGTTTAGTAGGCGCAGATTTTTGGCCTGTTTTCAGGAGTTTCAGCAGTTCGGTTCTAGCTTTGCTGTCGTCTTTCCAGATATCTTTGCGTGTGAGAAGTTCCTGAAGGGAAACTTCAGGTTCGCTATAACTGGATTTTCGTGTAGGAGGAGGAATGCTAGCATTAACCTTTTGGCTGTTGTTGATGTCTTGATTTTTCGAGTTCCAGTATCGTtttccttgaatttctttgagTCGACGATTTTCATTTATTTGATCCCTCAACTGTCAACAAGATCAGAaatgcataaatataaataaatactacCGTCAGAGATCAAACCCCAAACTAGTAGATTATATCCTTTTAACTCAACTAGCGCTTAGTATCAGTTAAGCTACCCCACCCACCCAGATACATAATTAAGAAGGCAGAAACAAGGACATGAAATAATTATTTACCTTTCCCTCTAAGTCTTCAATTTTGGCAATGGTCAAATCATGCTCCTCCTCAAGCTCAGCCAGTAACATCTCCATCATTTTGCATTCTTTGACCGTCATTTGGAACCGTTCTTGAAGTTTCTTCTGATTCCACTCGAGACTCTCCATCTCAGTCTGCATTCGATGCAGTTGTCGTTCCAGCTGCATAATATTAGATAAACCCAATAATGGGCAGGTTTCTGTTAGTTAGGAGTTAAGAGTTAGTTAGGATACTAACAGAAACTACCAGAGAATCAATCCATCCTTCTGCACTAATAATGGAGTAGTATTATCAAAGATATCTAGTATGTTATTGTTCCATTTCTCTCAAATTATTATCCGTGTCAAAGTCAGTATCAGTATCATGTGAGGTGTCTGTTTCAGTATCGGGTCGGGTGTCTGTAACTCCAATTGATCTTGTAACATTTCAAGACAGAATGAATTGTATTATGTAAGGGGCACACAAAATAAATGAAAACAAATACAAGTATAGAATAAAGACTAACCTGCCTCTCCCTTTCAATGGAACTCACAAATCTTGCAGGTAAGAAGAAAAGCCCAAACATCCATGAGATAAATCTCAATACTATATTCACATTGAAGATTATTGCATTCCTAAACAACTCTGTCCAAGTGTTAATCACAATTAACCCAGTCCTAATAGGCAACAAACATACCAGCTTAATTATAGTGAAAACCCTTGTCACCAAGAGTATTACACTAGTCAAAAGCTCAGAAATTAGTTCCATTATTCAGTAAGTTGTGCAATCTTCCTCAATAATTACATGTTCAAAACTTCCATAACATTGTTTGGTGGAAGCAATTCATCACAGTATCCTGCAATATCAGTAAATCCACATATAAAACAATTGATGAAATTCTTGCCAAATACAATTTAGGGTTTGTAAAATTTTATGAGATCAAATAGTACTTTTACACAAACAATGATTGAGAGTAGAAGAAAACTAATAAAgaaaatttgcaaaaaaaaaaagtataaaacaAATCATCAACATGCATATAATTGAAATACTTACAGAGTGTGGAAACAGAGAAATGCAGGAGACAGAGAAG is part of the Vicia villosa cultivar HV-30 ecotype Madison, WI linkage group LG2, Vvil1.0, whole genome shotgun sequence genome and encodes:
- the LOC131646689 gene encoding uncharacterized protein LOC131646689; its protein translation is MELISELLTSVILLVTRVFTIIKLVCLLPIRTGLIVINTWTELFRNAIIFNVNIVLRFISWMFGLFFLPARFVSSIERERQLERQLHRMQTEMESLEWNQKKLQERFQMTVKECKMMEMLLAELEEEHDLTIAKIEDLEGKLRDQINENRRLKEIQGKRYWNSKNQDINNSQKVNASIPPPTRKSSYSEPEVSLQELLTRKDIWKDDSKARTELLKLLKTGQKSAPTKPEPVSKDAVVEVSEVLDHRRAVAISRSIFSAILSLIVGVTVWEADDPCMPLVVALFAVVGMSLKSVVQFFFSIRNKPASDAVALLSFNWFILGTLTYPTLPRVAPMLVPLVLRFVDQAIIRFGLLSLV